A window of the Desulfobacula toluolica Tol2 genome harbors these coding sequences:
- the proS gene encoding proline--tRNA ligase produces MAKKSKTAITPTREQDYPAWYQEVIKASDMAENSPVRGCMVIKPWGYAIWENIMHQMDAMFKQTGVKNAYFPLFIPLSYLEKEAEHVEGFAKECAVVTHHKLESDGEGGLKPAGKLTEPLIVRPTSETIIGESMARWTTSYRDLPILLNQWANVVRWEMRTRMFLRTSEFLWQEGHTAHATESEAKERTMLMLDIYTKFVEDYLAMPVIRGRKTVSERFPGADDTTCIEAMMQDKRALQAGTSHFLGQNFAKGSDIKFQNEEGTETFAWTTSWGVSTRMIGGMIMVHSDDDGLVLPPKIAPAHVVILPIFKKGEDRRTIMESAHGLKDALEEKQFHGRKIIVEIDDRDIGGTRGWDWVKKGIPVRIELGPRDIEQNSVFMARRDNPSNQKQSMDREEFIDQITDILDNIQDTLFNRAVTRRKENTFEIDDKKKFYKLYQKSKGFNNGAFIMSHWCGSEKCEEKIKKDLSVTIRCIPFDSPTEEGRCICCDNPSSRRVLFAKAY; encoded by the coding sequence ATGGCAAAAAAGAGTAAAACAGCGATCACCCCGACCCGGGAACAAGATTATCCAGCTTGGTATCAGGAAGTGATCAAAGCGTCGGATATGGCGGAAAATTCACCTGTCAGGGGATGCATGGTGATAAAACCTTGGGGGTATGCCATCTGGGAAAATATTATGCACCAGATGGATGCCATGTTTAAGCAGACCGGTGTGAAAAATGCCTATTTTCCCTTGTTTATTCCGTTAAGCTACCTGGAAAAAGAGGCGGAGCATGTGGAAGGGTTTGCCAAAGAGTGTGCCGTTGTAACCCACCACAAGCTTGAATCCGATGGTGAAGGCGGTTTAAAACCGGCTGGAAAACTGACTGAGCCTTTGATTGTCCGTCCCACATCGGAAACCATTATAGGGGAATCAATGGCCAGATGGACCACAAGTTATCGGGATCTGCCTATTTTGTTAAACCAGTGGGCAAATGTTGTTCGATGGGAGATGCGTACCCGGATGTTTCTGAGAACCAGCGAGTTTTTATGGCAGGAAGGCCATACCGCACATGCCACGGAATCCGAAGCAAAAGAGAGAACCATGCTCATGCTGGATATCTATACAAAATTTGTTGAAGACTATCTGGCCATGCCGGTGATCAGGGGCAGGAAAACGGTTTCAGAACGGTTTCCGGGAGCCGATGATACAACTTGTATTGAAGCCATGATGCAGGATAAACGAGCGCTTCAGGCCGGCACCTCCCACTTTCTGGGCCAGAATTTCGCCAAAGGGTCTGATATAAAATTTCAGAATGAAGAAGGTACGGAAACCTTTGCCTGGACCACTTCCTGGGGAGTTTCCACCCGGATGATCGGCGGAATGATCATGGTGCATTCGGATGATGACGGTCTTGTTTTGCCACCAAAAATAGCACCTGCCCATGTTGTTATTCTTCCTATATTTAAAAAAGGGGAAGATCGTCGAACCATTATGGAAAGCGCCCATGGCCTTAAAGATGCATTGGAAGAAAAACAATTTCATGGCAGAAAGATTATTGTTGAAATTGACGACAGGGATATCGGCGGTACAAGGGGTTGGGACTGGGTAAAAAAAGGGATTCCAGTCAGGATTGAACTGGGTCCAAGAGACATTGAACAAAACAGTGTTTTCATGGCCAGAAGGGATAACCCATCAAATCAGAAACAATCCATGGACAGGGAAGAGTTTATTGATCAGATTACTGATATCCTGGATAATATTCAAGATACCCTTTTTAATCGTGCCGTGACCCGAAGAAAAGAAAACACCTTTGAAATTGATGATAAAAAGAAATTTTACAAGCTGTATCAAAAATCCAAGGGATTTAATAATGGTGCTTTTATCATGTCCCACTGGTGCGGATCAGAAAAATGTGAGGAAAAAATCAAAAAAGATCTGTCCGTCACCATTCGCTGTATTCCGTTTGACAGCCCTACAGAAGAAGGCAGGTGCATTTGTTGTGATAACCCCAGCTCACGAAGGGTACTCTTTGCAAAAGCATATTAA